One stretch of Diabrotica undecimpunctata isolate CICGRU chromosome 5, icDiaUnde3, whole genome shotgun sequence DNA includes these proteins:
- the LOC140442356 gene encoding zinc finger MYM-type protein 1-like, whose protein sequence is MILTTTDREERITANNLKSKMEHFKFVFLTILQNKVLESINLAVTPLHFKNMDLSRATVLLDDCKEFLSNLRQNYTSFLQESKDFATNCGLPCTFKIKRFGKVKKHFDELLQDQRISNPKERYRIGVLFGNLDVVIQQIQARFLSMYKVNDDFKVLDPRSGYLFKLDPNFFAEASKLVAAYPSDLSNEFFEQLQFVRKSIRTQLESANSIYDAAKIILINFHCTSACIPEVCHAYILFLTLPVTTASLKRSFSKLKLIKSYLRSTMSEARLFSLSLISIENKVAHQIDINKIVDLFADSSARRKLFIS, encoded by the coding sequence ATGATATTAACTACCACAGATCGCGAGGAGAGAATAACagctaataatttaaaaagtaaaatggaacattttaaatttgtCTTTCTgactattttacaaaataaagtaTTGGAATCTATAAATTTAGCTGTCACTCCTTTGCATTTCAAAAATATGGATCTCTCACGCGCAACAGTACTTTTAGATGACTGCAAAGAATTTTTATCAAATCTAAGGCAAAACTATACGTCATTTTTACAAGAATCCAAAGATTTTGCTACTAATTGTGGCTTGCCCTGTACTTTTAAAATCAAAAGGTTTGGTAAAGTTAAGAAGCATTTTGATGAATTATTACAAGATCAACGCATCTCAAACCCTAAAGAAAGATACAGAATAGGCGTGCTTTTCGGAAATCTGGATGTAGTCATTCAACAAATTCAAGCTAGGTTTTTAAGTATGTACAAAGTAAACGACGATTTTAAAGTTTTAGATCCTAGAAGTGGATATCTTTTCAAATTGGATCCAAATTTTTTTGCCGAAGCCAGTAAATTAGTTGCTGCGTATCCATCAGATTTAAGTAATGAGTTTTTTGAGCAACTGCAATTTGTTAGAAAATCAATAAGGACACAGTTGGAATCGGCAAACTCTATTTACGATGCAGCCAAAATTATTCTCATAAATTTTCATTGCACTAGTGCTTGCATACCAGAAGTGTGTCATGCGTACATCTTATTTTTAACTTTACCCGTCACGACCGCTAGTTTAAAGAGATCTTTTtctaaacttaaattaataaaatcataTCTACGTAGTACCATGTCAGAAGCACGGTTATTTTCTCTATCGCTTATAAGTATCGAAAATAAGGTTGCCCATCAGATagatattaataaaattgtagaTCTATTCGCTGATAGTAGTGCACGAAGAAAGTTGTTCATCTCATAG